The DNA window CTGTGCTGCAACTATACTGTACACTTCTTGATTGTATGTTGAGCTGGAGgtgatctgtttgtgtgtctgtgttgtcacagGACCTGACTGTGATGTAAATGCTGCAGCCTACCACATCACTGGCCTGTTTGTGGAATGTAACACCATACCAAACAAGCCTGTGTATCACCACTACACAAACGCCACAGATACCCGCAATGTGCAGGATGTCTTTCAGGTTGTCATGAACACGGTTGTCAAGGAGAACCTTGAGGCTGTATCTCTGTTTTAATACAGCCCAAGCATGATTTCAGGAGTATGTTTTAGCATTGTCATACTAATATGTCTTGAAATGGCAAACTCAAACTTAATTTTAAGGACTACTTTTTATTTCCTGGACATTGAACCTGTCcaataaaatttgttttgtgcACGTGACattgagagacacagacagagtgagagtgcaaatgtatttttaattaataaattattttaaataaaacctgTATGCTGTGCATTGTCCAGTATTGTTTTGAAGCATTATTGTTTAGGGGGTATCTTATACAAATCAGATAAACGTCTTCCATCACACTTACATCATTCTTAATCACAAGAGttactgaaagacaaaaacacttatttttttaCAGTCCCGTTAACATCTCGTTAATTTAACgtttaatgacaaaatattaGAAATATTGTCTGTGATATCATGAAAACTCGGCTCCGTATTGGGGTCTGGTTTTACATTAATCAAATTTTTCAGGTACACTTTGTTTTTCGAAAGACTGTCACTTATTTGTATACTGAGTTACCAAGAAGTGTGCTCGGTGGAAGTTACAAACACCGAGATTATTTCATTCATCCGTGACACGGAGATAGAACCGTCCATTGTCTAAAGTGAAAGTGCCTCTCAAGCGATGAGACAGTCTTGTGAGTCGAGAGAGACGACCACGTTTGCTTCGCAATGAAAAGTCGTTGGGCTATCTTGGACAAGTCTGCAGCTTTGCAAATTCGGTGATACGTCTTTCACACAAATTGGCTGTGGAGAGAAAACCAAGGAATTAACTTATTATAATGTCTCCCGCAGTTTGCAAGATATGTGATGGCTGCATTGCTAATCATTAATTGAATCAGTATAGCTGGTTATTACTACCACTAACAAACTAAAATAGTCGACACTGATTACGAGTTATTATTCATATCCATCGAaacatgcaccccccccccacacacacacacactttggtcATTTGGGTCATAGACTGTAGCTCCGCagttttctattttattttactttttcagGTTTCAGCTAACTTGGTGCTGAATGGACAGTGCCTGCACAGCTATTGCCAACTCTCCTTAGTCTCGTCTCAGCAGAGCAGTAGAGCGATAGGTATTCAACGCAATAAAATGCTACAAGTTGTTTTGTCTCGTTACTTCAATAGTCCGTTTTATTACGTTCAATGTACTTAAACTATTAGAATAACGTATCACTACTGAGTGGACTACTGCTCTGTCTTGTGTCCTGGAGACAATTTTGCTCCAGAGCTCGCAATATTATACTGTTATTAAAATGAGTTATAAATTGCTGAAtctttattgttattaattGGCGGTACTTACGATATTTTTTAGGACAGATTTGCGTCCATTGCTTGCCTCGGGAAGCACATAATTTTCCGAGGACTCTTCACTGTTCTGCAGCGACTCGGTCTCGGCTCTTCTTATGTATGGTGATCTCCGGATTCCTGATAGCAAGCCCGATGCTCGACCAACAGAGTAGTAACTTGGACCTGCTGCTTGTTTGTACCACGCGTCTGCTGGATTATAAactacaaatacagaaataaccAAAAACACAGCTAGTTTGTCGAATTTCTGCATGATTGAAGGTACCGTATTTCTGGACGGCGTTGCGTTTCTGTTCTTTGCGCTTTTCAGTTTACACCAGTTTCTCTAGGTCAGGGCTTATATAGAGACCCCGTGATCACATCCACATTTCGTCAATTTCATCGGTTTGGATGATTCACCTTTCCGTTTTACAAAATTCCTTTGTGAATAGATTATTTTCCGCTCAGACAGCGTCACACCACTGTGGTTGTGGCGTTTGTGAACTCGTTAAAGTTCTCTGCAGAGAACTTTACGGTAAATGTAATGGGCAATAAAACGGTGTATAGTTAATTTGTCTATTTAAAAGTTTCGCTAAATATTACAGTTTTCTCAACTCACAAGTCATGGgcaacttttctttctttctttctttctttctttctttctttctttcttaatgaACTCATTAAGTAACTTGTGTAATGTAAATTAGAACATACAATAAGGTCTGTACATAAACACCTTGACTGAACTGGCAACTGACATTTTTCCACATGTTGACCCGTTCGGGAAAGCTTTATCTTAAATGTTAACCGAGAACTATTAGATTCCTGTTTTAAGGTTTATCTTTAGATATTCAACATATTATCGACAGGTAATAAAAATTCCCACTACTCCTGTTAAGCACTGGTAGAGCCTCTATCTCtacctttctttcattttcgcGCTTGTTCGAAATGCTTCTGCGAGATGAGTTATATATATAGGAGTGCCGCCATGTGGCTAATGCACAGCAGTGCGCGTTTTCTGACAATCTTTACATGGTATGTACTGAGCGCAGTTTACTGATTCATCAAAACGACTACATACTACTTGTTTTATGCAGACTTAAAATGCTATATTAATACACCTTCTTTCAAATATGACCACTTGGCACGATTTTATACAagccacacagcacacaggcGCACAGCTATTTTCTagggaaaaagtgaaagtgaatgaaaatgtgaaagtgAAGAGAAAATCAGTAGATAGGATGTCAGCCTTCAGAACGTTGTCTACCTTACTGCAAAATGGTCCTTTTTGTAGACAGCAGAGAGATATGATTAATGTGAAAGATTATCTTATTCAAAGCATACAattatctttttgtgtgtttttgctctttgtatGTTATATTGCTTCATTTAATATTGCTGTCTCAGAAATATTTGGCCCAACCAAGAAGCCTTTTCAAAGATGAGACTGTAcccttcctctcttttataGGTATTTCCATTTGACATTAATGTTCACTTTTATGATCATTCCTAATCACTGTCAGTGCTAACCACTGTCTGAGTCCTTTGGCTGTGACTGCAAATATGTTTTTGGCACctgtaaatatgtgaaaaatgatCTCATATCATTGGGGACTTTTTTCACTGGATAATTTTTCTCCAGTGACAAGAAATTTAATGGCGACATATAATCAAGCATTGTGTGTACAGTTTATCTTTAAAGCATCGTAAAACTCGTTTACTTACATGTTTAGCCATGAATATGATTAACACAAAAATTATATACCAGTTTCTTAAACCTCTTTGTATTGCATAGGTTCTCAATACACATAGTTGTACTTGTGAACCGCAGACTGATTTTGCGGCATATCAACACCTAGAGAAAGCCTCACCCTTTGATCTGACGTATATAAAGATTTTCAAAACTTTACTATTCATACtactgaaaatattgaaaaagcttaaacagaggaacaaagaacagaaatggCTTGTCCTGGATAGGGAATATATCAAAACATTACAGACATGTGGATACAGGACATACAAAAAGTATTTAAAACTTGTTCCCAATTAGCCTTTAGACTAACATTAACATACTGAAATCGAAATGGACATTTCCACTTTGCAAACAGCAGATTTAAAGGCACCAAATGaatttaaaaccattttaatcACACCATATTCCTTTTCCTTGACATTTGGCATGCTCAGCCGATAGTCATCATCTTGTCTGGTTCCCTCATCCAGACTGCCGGGTGTAAGGGTGCAGAGAATACTGTCTCAAACCTGTAGCACAGCCTGACCCTGTTATTAGACACtgagaagaaacagacagaaccCCGATCACAATCCAGATGCACTCCGATCATGCCAGGGTGGTGCTGGGAGAGAAAGTGGATCATTTTATCGTGGGAGGCACAGAATCCTGTAATGGCTTTGTCTGGTTTTGTGCAGTCAGTCACTTGTATGTGATTTTGGactccttcttcttttctctctttcatctctttctctctctcctcgccaTTTTCTGCACTTTCAACCTTTTCTTGTCTGATAGCACCTGACTCATCATCTTCAAGGCAATTCTTTCTTCCCCTGTCTGTTTGCAGTGGAAC is part of the Chanos chanos chromosome 13, fChaCha1.1, whole genome shotgun sequence genome and encodes:
- the LOC115826959 gene encoding neuropeptide B-like; this encodes MQKFDKLAVFLVISVFVVYNPADAWYKQAAGPSYYSVGRASGLLSGIRRSPYIRRAETESLQNSEESSENYVLPEASNGRKSVLKNIPICVKDVSPNLQSCRLVQDSPTTFHCEANVVVSLDSQDCLIA